CGTAGCCCCATACTTGCTCTAATAACTGTTCTCGTGTGTAGACACTTTTAGGTGAGCGCGCTAGGTGTACAAGCAAGTCAAATTCTTTGGGTCTAAATCCTATTTTCTCTCCCTTTACGATCACTTCACGACGATCAAGGTATATTTGCAAGTCTTTGAATTCTAGTACATTTGTGTCCTCTTGGTTTTCTTGCTCTGTGCGTTCAGGTCTGGGTTGCATTCTTCTGAAGATGGCTTTGATTCTGGCTACTAATTCTCTCGGACTAAACGGTTTGGTGACATAGTCGTCAGCGCCTAGCTCTAAGCCTAACACTCTGTCGAATTCTTCGCCTTTGGCGGTTAACATAATAATAGGAATATCATATTTTTTTCGCAATTGACGACATGCCTCTAAACCATCCATATTAGGCATCATAATATCTAGTAGGACGATATCAGGTTGTTCTGTTTCCACCA
This is a stretch of genomic DNA from Caldalkalibacillus salinus. It encodes these proteins:
- a CDS encoding response regulator transcription factor; this encodes MNRFKVLVADDDPNVIEIIRLYFEQQQIDLVEANDGEQALELVETEQPDIVLLDIMMPNMDGLEACRQLRKKYDIPIIMLTAKGEEFDRVLGLELGADDYVTKPFSPRELVARIKAIFRRMQPRPERTEQENQEDTNVLEFKDLQIYLDRREVIVKGEKIGFRPKEFDLLVHLARSPKSVYTREQLLEQVWGYDFMGDIRTVDVHVKKVRQKLEQLDTNYVQTVWGVGYKFEVED